In a genomic window of Temperatibacter marinus:
- a CDS encoding TonB-dependent receptor: MRDTIKETIAKASVSTAMLLTLAVTGAHGAIAQDSDEKKKGSAASILEEIEVYGTKRSSAEKAQDVAAQISAYGSDKLEAMKVVRLTDLSMSTPSVTLDDIGTVPGTANYSIRGMGVNSSIPTVEPSVALFVNGAYVGAGQGAILSMVDMESVEIHKGPQGVLFGRNVTGGALLLRTARPTDDFSVKGSFGLETGLMKTTRFAVSGALSDSLSARMAFYMNDDNGYFNNDTLGFDIGREFTWVMRPTITFKPSDDFDLTVIYEHGETEGDGPVDQFAQGGNTREPFDTLTTRQDFAGKIDLRWDQLTVEANMAIGEGTLTNIFSYREVDQDSRSDIDGSHLWLFHSTSGNDSDILSNELRYNTRVNDTWEVTAGVYYSTSDLDYDEGRSLFQDASLNFFARIGAIPRVEYGGGGVQSAKNWGIFVNNYVDVNEDLTLQFGGRYSWNEKEGVLNPLTTCTFDYTCFVDIDLTFKSDNFSPKIGLDYDLSDTAKVYTHWSRSYRAGGFNFRMPLSLVQSKLAAGQDLAFDDERVDNFEVGFKSDLMDRKLRLNGAIYVNYLSDMQREINLPDPNGGVLQDIENTGDARILGLEFDAIALVGENTALNFGIGYIDGKYTDIIYDLTGDGVVTDADLDLDIPRLAKWTLTAGITHDVNVADYGVLTLRGEYSYRSKSAYTDNNAGLFNSYSMMNASVDFAPNDANWKVSLYAKNLTDESVLGGMTVLPFAIPALGLDYPYFAPMGKGRRYGAEISYSF; encoded by the coding sequence ATGAGGGATACGATAAAAGAGACGATTGCGAAAGCATCTGTATCGACAGCTATGCTTTTAACTTTGGCTGTTACTGGCGCTCATGGTGCAATCGCACAGGACAGTGACGAAAAGAAAAAAGGATCTGCAGCCAGCATTCTGGAAGAAATTGAAGTTTATGGAACAAAGAGATCATCTGCAGAGAAAGCGCAAGATGTTGCAGCTCAAATCTCAGCATATGGATCTGATAAACTTGAAGCGATGAAAGTGGTACGCCTGACAGACTTAAGTATGTCTACGCCTTCAGTAACACTTGATGATATTGGGACCGTTCCAGGGACTGCGAATTACTCAATCCGTGGCATGGGGGTTAACAGCTCTATCCCCACAGTCGAGCCCTCAGTTGCTCTTTTTGTGAACGGCGCTTATGTGGGTGCAGGTCAAGGCGCAATCCTGTCCATGGTTGATATGGAATCGGTTGAAATCCATAAAGGACCTCAAGGAGTTCTTTTCGGTCGGAACGTGACGGGTGGGGCGCTACTCCTTAGAACAGCGCGTCCAACAGATGATTTCTCTGTTAAAGGGAGTTTTGGCCTTGAAACAGGGTTGATGAAAACAACTCGTTTTGCTGTGTCCGGCGCTTTGTCAGATAGCTTGTCAGCGCGCATGGCTTTTTACATGAATGATGATAATGGGTATTTTAATAATGATACTCTAGGTTTTGATATAGGCCGTGAATTTACATGGGTGATGCGTCCAACAATCACATTTAAACCCAGTGATGACTTTGACCTTACTGTCATCTATGAGCATGGTGAAACAGAAGGCGACGGCCCAGTAGATCAATTCGCTCAGGGCGGCAATACACGAGAGCCGTTTGATACGCTTACGACACGCCAGGATTTTGCAGGTAAGATTGATCTTAGATGGGATCAACTGACAGTCGAAGCCAACATGGCAATCGGCGAAGGGACACTGACAAACATATTCTCATACCGTGAAGTGGATCAAGATTCCCGTAGTGACATTGATGGATCTCACTTGTGGCTGTTTCACTCTACATCAGGTAATGACTCGGATATTCTTTCTAATGAGCTTCGCTATAACACAAGGGTGAATGATACCTGGGAAGTCACAGCGGGTGTCTACTACTCAACAAGTGACTTAGACTATGATGAAGGTCGATCTTTGTTCCAGGATGCTTCCCTGAATTTCTTTGCTAGAATTGGCGCTATTCCTCGGGTTGAATACGGCGGTGGCGGTGTTCAGTCTGCCAAAAACTGGGGTATCTTTGTTAATAACTATGTTGATGTGAACGAAGATCTGACATTACAATTCGGTGGACGCTACAGTTGGAATGAAAAAGAAGGTGTTCTCAATCCTTTGACGACCTGTACCTTTGATTACACATGTTTCGTAGACATTGATTTGACATTCAAGTCAGACAATTTCTCCCCTAAAATTGGCTTGGACTATGACCTGTCTGATACAGCCAAAGTCTATACTCATTGGTCTCGGAGCTACCGAGCGGGTGGGTTCAATTTCCGGATGCCTCTTTCGCTGGTCCAGTCTAAACTCGCAGCAGGGCAGGATCTCGCCTTTGATGATGAGCGTGTTGACAATTTTGAGGTTGGATTTAAGTCTGACCTAATGGATCGTAAGCTTCGCCTGAACGGCGCAATCTATGTTAATTACCTCAGTGACATGCAGCGGGAAATTAACCTTCCAGATCCAAACGGCGGTGTTCTTCAAGATATCGAGAATACAGGGGATGCCCGCATCCTTGGTCTTGAATTTGATGCCATCGCTTTGGTTGGTGAGAATACAGCGCTGAATTTTGGTATCGGTTACATAGACGGGAAGTATACGGATATTATTTATGATCTAACAGGTGACGGCGTTGTAACAGATGCTGACCTTGATCTTGATATCCCACGTCTTGCAAAATGGACTCTGACAGCTGGAATTACACATGACGTTAATGTTGCAGATTATGGTGTTTTGACTTTGCGCGGGGAATATTCCTATCGCTCTAAGTCGGCTTATACAGACAATAATGCGGGGCTCTTTAATTCATATTCAATGATGAATGCGAGCGTTGATTTCGCTCCGAATGACGCAAACTGGAAAGTGTCTCTCTATGCCAAGAACTTGACAGACGAATCTGTTTTAGGCGGCATGACAGTGCTACCATTTGCAATTCCAGCCTTGGGACTTGATTACCCATACTTTGCTCCAATGGGCAAAGGACGCCGCTATGGTGCAGAAATCAGCTACTCCTTCTAA
- a CDS encoding BlaI/MecI/CopY family transcriptional regulator yields the protein MSGSVKLSDQQYAIMQVLWELGPKSTRDVQQALCHENWALTTVGTVLSRLEKKNILSSETLGREKIFTPLIAQSDVKKSMVSGLVTNLFKGDPKALLAHLLQEGEIGKEDLSDIEDMLKKGDPK from the coding sequence ATGTCAGGATCTGTTAAATTAAGTGATCAACAATACGCCATTATGCAAGTTCTATGGGAACTCGGCCCAAAAAGCACAAGGGATGTCCAACAGGCCCTTTGTCATGAAAACTGGGCTTTGACGACTGTCGGAACAGTCCTCTCGCGACTTGAGAAGAAAAACATCCTCTCTTCTGAGACCCTTGGAAGAGAAAAAATCTTCACGCCTCTAATCGCACAGAGTGATGTGAAAAAATCAATGGTATCAGGCTTAGTTACGAATTTATTTAAAGGGGACCCAAAGGCCCTTCTTGCACACCTTCTTCAGGAAGGGGAAATTGGCAAAGAAGATCTCTCCGACATTGAAGATATGCTGAAGAAAGGGGATCCCAAATGA
- a CDS encoding U32 family peptidase, with product MATATINPSDRSELLMPAGSLDKLKTAILYGADACYLGTPDMSLRTKSAFTLTEVLEGIEFAHQYGKKVYLTLNLFSHNKDIDKLPEFVETVKKVQPDGLIVADPGVFMYVREHAPELELHVSTQANVCSFQSVKFWQDLGAKLVVLGREVSYEELAEIRGKCPDIKIEAFVHGSMCMTYSGRCLLSNFMVERGANQGACANSCRWKYKVHMRLKDGTVQELKLTEENLELFEFLLEEEHRPGDFMPIEESDKGAYILNSKDLCIMPKLDDYLKIGVDSLKVEGRGKSPYYVAMVARAYRMAVDDWYADPANWKADPYMKELNTVPSRGYTLAFHEGRLTNYDHGYEETSTMADYEIAGIVSEVRDDCLILDGKNKLEAGDVLEFVSPFDREITLLRIYEFEDVSRRGKDGRGKITDVVHAGAQPKIRIPFSLFDREDRDRIQQDFPPFTIVRKERALTEAQWARLKLDLEAQKIQMGKGNSDKYDKKREIVRVTMEEAIKGKSFRTPRLGKEGCCGKGCNGCLVFWQSDEYAKARELLAQKKQGEMLHKRGRLETATDYVEATESATVTAAE from the coding sequence ATGGCCACTGCTACGATTAATCCGTCTGATAGGTCGGAACTCCTCATGCCTGCGGGCAGCCTTGATAAACTTAAGACAGCTATCTTGTATGGTGCTGACGCTTGTTATTTGGGTACACCAGATATGAGTCTCAGAACAAAGTCGGCTTTCACGCTGACAGAAGTGTTAGAAGGGATCGAATTTGCCCATCAGTATGGCAAGAAAGTTTACCTCACACTGAATTTATTTTCTCACAATAAGGATATCGATAAATTACCTGAATTTGTTGAGACTGTAAAAAAAGTACAGCCTGATGGATTGATTGTGGCTGACCCAGGCGTGTTCATGTATGTGCGCGAACATGCTCCTGAACTTGAACTGCATGTCTCAACTCAAGCGAATGTCTGTTCTTTCCAGTCGGTAAAATTTTGGCAGGATCTGGGGGCTAAACTCGTGGTCCTTGGTAGAGAAGTCTCTTATGAAGAGCTCGCCGAAATAAGAGGGAAATGTCCTGATATCAAAATCGAAGCCTTTGTGCATGGGTCTATGTGCATGACCTATTCAGGTCGGTGTTTGCTCTCTAATTTTATGGTTGAACGCGGTGCAAACCAAGGTGCTTGTGCGAACAGCTGCCGTTGGAAATACAAAGTCCATATGCGCCTTAAGGATGGGACTGTTCAGGAATTGAAGCTTACAGAAGAGAATCTTGAACTCTTTGAATTTCTTCTAGAAGAAGAACATCGTCCTGGTGATTTCATGCCAATTGAGGAAAGCGATAAAGGCGCATATATTCTTAATTCTAAAGACTTATGCATTATGCCAAAGCTTGATGATTATCTAAAAATTGGTGTGGACAGTCTGAAAGTCGAAGGACGAGGAAAAAGCCCTTACTATGTTGCAATGGTAGCACGGGCATACCGTATGGCTGTTGACGATTGGTATGCAGATCCAGCCAATTGGAAGGCTGATCCCTATATGAAAGAGTTAAATACTGTGCCATCGCGCGGATATACGCTTGCTTTTCACGAAGGACGATTAACCAATTATGATCATGGTTATGAAGAAACCAGCACGATGGCTGACTATGAGATCGCTGGTATCGTCAGTGAAGTCAGAGATGATTGTTTAATACTTGATGGTAAAAATAAGCTTGAAGCGGGAGACGTGCTTGAATTCGTTTCTCCGTTCGATCGTGAAATTACTCTTCTCCGTATCTATGAATTTGAAGATGTTAGTCGCAGGGGAAAAGACGGCAGGGGTAAGATAACAGACGTTGTCCATGCTGGCGCTCAACCGAAAATTCGTATTCCGTTCAGCCTTTTTGACCGGGAAGATCGCGACCGCATTCAACAAGATTTTCCTCCTTTCACCATTGTGAGAAAAGAAAGAGCCCTCACTGAAGCACAGTGGGCGCGCCTTAAGTTAGACTTGGAAGCTCAGAAAATTCAAATGGGCAAAGGCAATAGTGATAAATATGATAAGAAGCGCGAAATTGTCCGCGTAACCATGGAAGAAGCGATCAAAGGCAAGTCCTTTAGGACACCGCGTCTCGGCAAAGAAGGATGCTGTGGTAAAGGATGTAATGGATGTTTGGTCTTCTGGCAGTCTGATGAATATGCCAAGGCTCGAGAGTTATTAGCTCAGAAAAAGCAAGGGGAAATGCTTCACAAACGCGGAAGACTTGAGACCGCAACAGATTATGTAGAAGCAACAGAGTCTGCGACAGTTACCGCAGCTGAGTAA
- a CDS encoding TonB-dependent receptor — protein sequence MKKNMQMMLKSASAIALLAHSVPLIVSAQEEQSLEEITVTATKRASSIKDVPFSINAQTANDIRRSGAQSLEDLSRNVAGLMIQNLGPGQSQVAIRGVSAGQVVRDQPGVKEQVGVYLDESVISLSLFTPDLDFYDLNRVETLRGPQGTLFGSGSIGGTLRYITNQPLLNTTEGSMEVDINNMKDGETGGHIKAMANLPLSDKAAVRLVAYHTEYAGYIDAILNKKGARNKDVNDGTRTGLRMAMKFEASEAVSVTPRVIYQKIDMNGFNRQEVFNLYANEYTTPAYEYKEREQFRKLEEKFEDETLIADLLVEAEFDGFDLTSISSYTDRSILVSRDASGLTGSVSIDLGFPAAGVRLPSNLRDTTELEQFTQEIRLSSNDDGPLQWIVGGYYANTDRFYEQYLPTPGYDAVTDATLGAGTSAGAGAGVAPADSPYFSQLPYSLEQFAGFGELTYDMNDKLQLTAGARYYDYSEERTATIVGLFGSGIVDQEDPTTSNGLTTRFMASYDMNEDVTLNAQISKGFRLGGVNDPLNVGLCDASDLDTFGNFQAYDDETMWNYEAGVKVNKGSFSFNAAAYYNKINNLQVTLDAGSCSSRVVFNVEDATTKGIEAEFKAVVSDNLDVTFAGSIVDAKFGSDVYAGGSLIIADEDRLPSVPKVNLGATFYLHFPVDYFGGSELFMTSTLQHRGSVYTQPADQRNGGIATFNHGLAFAGMDGSESTTLDLLLGSYTTINVSVGIATEEWELVGYVKNLTDTNVNLSFDRERGGRARLGYRTNEPATAGITYRRKF from the coding sequence ATGAAAAAAAATATGCAAATGATGCTTAAATCAGCTTCAGCGATAGCTTTATTAGCTCACAGCGTACCTTTGATTGTCTCTGCCCAAGAGGAGCAATCTCTTGAAGAAATTACTGTAACAGCCACAAAAAGGGCCTCATCGATCAAAGATGTTCCATTCTCCATTAACGCGCAAACAGCGAATGACATTCGCCGTTCAGGAGCACAATCTCTCGAAGATCTTTCTCGAAATGTTGCGGGCTTGATGATCCAAAACTTGGGCCCTGGCCAAAGCCAAGTGGCTATTCGCGGTGTTTCTGCGGGTCAAGTTGTGCGCGACCAACCAGGCGTTAAAGAGCAAGTGGGTGTCTATCTTGATGAAAGCGTAATTTCTCTCTCTCTTTTTACACCAGATCTTGATTTTTATGATCTCAACAGAGTTGAAACATTGCGCGGCCCGCAAGGGACACTGTTTGGCTCAGGATCTATTGGCGGGACACTAAGATATATCACCAATCAGCCTTTATTGAATACAACAGAAGGAAGCATGGAAGTTGACATCAACAACATGAAGGATGGTGAAACGGGCGGGCATATTAAAGCGATGGCAAACTTGCCTCTGTCAGATAAAGCGGCGGTAAGACTCGTGGCTTATCATACCGAATATGCAGGCTATATCGATGCCATTCTTAATAAAAAAGGGGCGCGTAATAAAGACGTGAATGATGGCACAAGAACTGGCCTGAGAATGGCAATGAAGTTCGAAGCTTCTGAGGCGGTTTCTGTAACCCCGCGTGTTATTTATCAGAAGATAGATATGAATGGCTTTAACCGTCAGGAAGTCTTTAATCTCTATGCTAATGAATATACAACGCCTGCTTATGAGTATAAAGAACGCGAGCAGTTTAGAAAGTTGGAAGAAAAATTTGAAGATGAGACACTGATTGCGGATTTGCTCGTCGAAGCGGAATTCGATGGCTTTGATCTGACCTCTATCTCTAGCTATACGGACCGCAGCATTCTTGTAAGCCGTGATGCTTCTGGTTTAACGGGGTCTGTCTCTATCGACCTTGGTTTCCCTGCTGCGGGCGTTCGCCTGCCTTCGAATTTAAGGGATACAACAGAATTAGAGCAATTTACTCAAGAGATCAGATTATCTTCGAACGATGATGGACCTCTTCAGTGGATCGTGGGCGGCTATTATGCCAATACAGATCGCTTTTATGAGCAATACTTGCCTACGCCAGGGTATGATGCTGTGACCGATGCCACCTTAGGGGCTGGAACATCTGCAGGAGCAGGCGCAGGAGTAGCCCCCGCAGATTCACCGTATTTCTCACAACTTCCATACTCCTTAGAGCAGTTTGCCGGGTTTGGTGAGTTGACATATGATATGAATGACAAATTGCAGCTGACAGCTGGGGCGCGTTATTATGATTATAGCGAAGAACGCACGGCTACCATTGTTGGATTATTTGGGAGTGGCATTGTTGATCAAGAAGATCCAACAACGTCGAATGGATTAACAACACGCTTCATGGCCAGTTATGATATGAATGAAGATGTAACGTTAAATGCTCAAATCTCTAAAGGATTCCGTCTTGGCGGCGTTAATGATCCCCTTAATGTCGGTTTATGTGATGCAAGCGATTTGGATACTTTCGGTAATTTCCAAGCCTATGACGACGAAACTATGTGGAACTATGAAGCTGGTGTGAAAGTAAATAAAGGGTCTTTCTCATTTAACGCAGCTGCATACTATAATAAGATCAACAACCTTCAGGTCACACTGGATGCAGGATCTTGTTCCTCACGCGTGGTCTTTAACGTTGAAGATGCCACAACAAAAGGTATCGAAGCAGAGTTTAAAGCCGTTGTGTCTGACAACTTAGATGTAACTTTTGCCGGAAGTATTGTGGATGCTAAATTTGGCTCTGACGTCTATGCGGGTGGAAGTTTGATCATTGCTGATGAAGATCGTTTACCTTCAGTCCCGAAAGTAAATCTTGGGGCAACCTTCTATCTTCATTTCCCGGTAGACTATTTTGGGGGCAGTGAGCTGTTTATGACAAGTACGCTTCAGCATCGTGGGTCCGTCTATACACAGCCTGCGGATCAGCGGAACGGTGGTATAGCTACCTTTAACCATGGTCTAGCTTTTGCTGGTATGGATGGTAGCGAGTCTACAACGCTTGACTTGTTGCTTGGATCATACACGACGATCAATGTTTCTGTTGGAATTGCGACGGAAGAGTGGGAGCTTGTGGGGTATGTGAAAAACCTAACTGATACGAATGTTAATCTTTCCTTTGATCGGGAAAGAGGTGGTCGTGCTCGGCTTGGATACCGCACCAACGAGCCTGCAACAGCTGGTATTACCTATCGTCGTAAATTCTAA
- the paaZ gene encoding phenylacetic acid degradation bifunctional protein PaaZ, which yields MNLSSFAYGKWISPETQGTAIKDASTGEVLATVSSDGLDFKAMLEFGREHGGPALQQMTFHERALLLKELALYLSKFKDELYDISYQTGATKADTWIDVDGGIQTFFVYSSKGRRELPNQPWYVDGDVEQLSRNGSFIGQHIMVPRRGVALHIDAYNFPVWGMMEKLAPTLLAGMPAIVKPASSTAQLTEQAVKRMIESGILPEGALQLISGRTGDLFDHLTCQDIVTFTGSAATAHYLQNHPAIIKNAVPFVAECDSLNCSILGPDAVEGSEEFDLFVKEVAREVTTKAGQKCTAIRRSIVPRGQVEAVKKALVDRLKKVTVGDPRAEGVRMGPLASLAQRQEVVERVAELSKEAEIVLDGTKPFDVVGAHFDSGAFVGPTVLCCDQPLQSGLIHEVEAFGPVTTLMPYDSLDEAIELANKGEGSLVASLFTFDPEVVFKVTMGVGAYHGRLVVLDRTSAGESTGHGSPLPHMKHGGPGRAGGGEEQGGIRAVKHYLQRVAIQGSPDVLTTVTNRWAGGTANTMDAHPFRKSFDEIKIGDALYTKPRVVTLEDVEHFANFTGDTFYAHMDEEAATANPIFGGRVAHGYLLLSFAAGLFVDPAPGPVLANVGLENLRFTKPVYPGDTMYVRLVCMQRTARENEDFGEVRWDVTVTNQDDEECANYELLTHNTRVQ from the coding sequence ATGAATTTGTCAAGTTTCGCATACGGAAAATGGATTTCACCAGAGACACAGGGCACTGCAATTAAAGATGCGTCGACAGGGGAAGTTCTTGCAACTGTCTCAAGTGATGGACTTGATTTTAAGGCAATGCTCGAATTTGGTCGAGAGCACGGCGGTCCTGCGTTGCAACAGATGACCTTTCATGAAAGAGCTCTTCTTTTGAAAGAACTTGCCCTTTACCTATCAAAATTTAAGGATGAGCTTTACGATATCTCTTATCAAACCGGCGCGACAAAAGCTGATACTTGGATTGATGTGGATGGCGGCATTCAGACCTTTTTTGTTTATTCTTCAAAAGGGCGCCGTGAGCTCCCAAACCAGCCGTGGTATGTTGACGGCGATGTGGAACAGCTCTCCCGGAACGGTAGCTTTATTGGGCAACATATCATGGTGCCTCGTCGCGGCGTTGCTTTGCATATTGACGCATATAATTTCCCTGTTTGGGGGATGATGGAAAAGCTTGCACCAACACTTTTGGCAGGGATGCCCGCTATTGTGAAGCCGGCTTCAAGTACAGCTCAGCTAACTGAGCAAGCTGTAAAAAGAATGATCGAAAGCGGTATTCTACCTGAGGGCGCTTTGCAGCTTATAAGCGGCCGTACAGGGGATTTGTTTGATCACCTGACCTGTCAAGATATCGTGACCTTCACAGGATCAGCTGCGACGGCTCACTATCTGCAAAATCACCCTGCTATCATTAAAAATGCTGTTCCTTTTGTAGCAGAGTGCGATAGTTTAAATTGTTCAATTCTGGGACCAGATGCTGTTGAAGGCTCTGAGGAATTCGATTTATTTGTGAAAGAAGTGGCGAGAGAAGTTACAACTAAGGCCGGCCAGAAATGTACTGCAATCAGGCGATCGATTGTCCCAAGAGGACAAGTTGAGGCTGTAAAGAAGGCGTTAGTGGATCGCTTGAAGAAAGTCACGGTCGGTGACCCCCGTGCAGAGGGGGTGCGTATGGGACCTTTGGCCTCCCTTGCACAACGGCAAGAGGTTGTTGAACGAGTGGCGGAGCTATCGAAAGAAGCTGAGATTGTTCTTGATGGGACGAAGCCGTTTGATGTGGTTGGTGCACACTTTGATAGCGGGGCTTTTGTAGGGCCTACAGTTTTGTGTTGTGATCAACCGCTTCAGTCAGGATTGATTCATGAGGTTGAAGCTTTTGGGCCTGTCACCACATTAATGCCTTATGACAGTTTGGACGAGGCAATTGAACTTGCCAATAAAGGAGAGGGTTCTCTTGTTGCTTCTCTCTTTACTTTTGATCCAGAGGTTGTTTTTAAAGTGACCATGGGTGTGGGCGCTTACCATGGGCGTTTAGTCGTGCTTGATCGTACCTCCGCTGGAGAAAGTACCGGACATGGTTCGCCGCTTCCTCATATGAAACACGGTGGTCCTGGGCGCGCTGGCGGCGGCGAAGAACAAGGGGGAATTCGTGCAGTAAAACACTACCTTCAACGCGTGGCAATCCAAGGGTCTCCCGATGTATTGACAACAGTTACAAACAGGTGGGCTGGCGGTACGGCAAATACAATGGATGCGCATCCCTTCCGTAAATCATTTGATGAAATAAAAATTGGTGACGCTTTATACACCAAACCGAGAGTTGTCACTCTTGAGGATGTTGAACATTTCGCAAATTTCACAGGCGATACTTTTTATGCACATATGGATGAGGAAGCTGCAACGGCCAATCCAATCTTCGGGGGCCGAGTGGCTCACGGCTACCTGCTTCTTTCATTTGCGGCTGGATTATTTGTAGATCCTGCCCCAGGCCCTGTTCTTGCTAATGTTGGGCTAGAGAACCTAAGATTTACAAAACCAGTTTACCCTGGCGACACAATGTATGTTCGCCTTGTTTGTATGCAGAGAACAGCTCGAGAAAATGAAGACTTCGGGGAAGTGCGCTGGGATGTTACTGTAACAAATCAGGACGACGAAGAGTGTGCGAACTATGAGTTGCTGACTCACAACACCCGTGTTCAATAA
- a CDS encoding alkaline phosphatase D family protein has translation MTRSMIPAIFLFSLSLTMITFPAYQVNAESENQMGGPSFPFKTPKMAPWPKKSQNLSRIAFGSCNDEESPMPIWQSIYEAKPDLFLFTGDNVYVDINNDKWITDPKPSDFDFAYGKLAENKLFSKVAAQVPMMATFDDHDFGKDDAGSEYPLKKLAKDKMLDFFNVSQTHKVREREGVYYSKTFGEDGKKVQVIMLDTRYFRSPLTHAKNPGPGKERYVPSQDPDQTMLGDQQWAWFERQLEKPADVRIIVSTIQVIANSHGWESWRTMPLERKKLYETLNTIKTGRTFLITGDRHVAGLYQKTSGMKKPLIEVTASSLNKSYNSFTSIQEEWDKEHQIGTLYGPVNFGLLSIDWDAMTVSVDIKDVQGKTVRSMTVNAD, from the coding sequence ATGACGCGCAGTATGATCCCAGCTATTTTTCTCTTTTCTCTCTCACTCACTATGATCACCTTCCCAGCTTATCAAGTGAATGCTGAGTCTGAAAATCAAATGGGTGGGCCTTCCTTTCCTTTTAAAACGCCAAAAATGGCCCCATGGCCTAAGAAGTCTCAAAACCTTAGCCGGATTGCTTTCGGGTCTTGCAATGATGAAGAATCGCCCATGCCAATCTGGCAGTCAATTTACGAAGCAAAGCCTGACCTTTTTCTTTTCACAGGTGACAATGTCTATGTTGACATAAATAATGATAAGTGGATTACAGACCCAAAACCTTCAGATTTCGATTTTGCTTATGGAAAACTGGCTGAAAATAAACTTTTTTCAAAAGTAGCGGCTCAGGTTCCGATGATGGCAACATTTGATGATCATGATTTTGGCAAAGATGACGCAGGGAGTGAATATCCACTCAAAAAACTTGCTAAAGATAAGATGCTCGACTTTTTCAATGTATCCCAAACACATAAAGTCAGAGAGAGAGAAGGTGTTTATTACTCAAAAACTTTTGGAGAGGACGGCAAAAAGGTTCAGGTCATTATGCTCGATACCCGATATTTCAGAAGCCCCTTAACGCACGCTAAAAATCCTGGCCCTGGCAAAGAACGGTATGTGCCAAGTCAAGATCCTGATCAAACTATGCTAGGCGATCAGCAATGGGCTTGGTTTGAGCGCCAACTTGAAAAGCCTGCAGATGTCAGGATTATCGTCTCAACCATTCAAGTTATCGCAAATTCGCATGGCTGGGAATCATGGCGGACAATGCCTCTTGAGCGAAAAAAACTATATGAAACACTCAATACTATAAAGACTGGCCGAACTTTTCTTATTACCGGCGACCGTCATGTAGCCGGCCTATACCAAAAGACGTCAGGCATGAAAAAACCCTTGATTGAGGTCACAGCCAGTTCCCTGAATAAATCATACAATAGTTTCACCTCTATTCAGGAGGAATGGGACAAAGAGCATCAGATTGGGACTTTATATGGGCCCGTGAACTTTGGTCTCCTGTCCATTGATTGGGACGCCATGACTGTGTCTGTTGATATAAAAGATGTTCAGGGAAAAACAGTGAGAAGTATGACTGTGAATGCCGATTAA
- a CDS encoding TetR/AcrR family transcriptional regulator produces MARPQAANYDERKEKILRTAAKVFADEGYHKASVNTIAAQCDMSKSLIYHYFSSKQDILYHSMIDHVKELDKLAQEVLADTLPAEKKLKRIIRRYLKIYQDTVAEHHLLINELSNLSAGQKEEVVSIQNSVVQVFADLAHDLSPAPLEAHKGKTVVSMLMLGMMNWTYIWFKPGGPMTSDDLADMIANIFLNGLKGLK; encoded by the coding sequence ATGGCACGACCGCAAGCCGCAAATTACGATGAGAGAAAAGAAAAGATCCTTCGCACGGCTGCAAAGGTTTTTGCAGATGAAGGCTATCATAAAGCTTCTGTGAATACGATCGCAGCACAATGCGACATGTCTAAATCGCTCATCTATCATTATTTTTCTTCGAAGCAGGACATTCTCTATCATAGTATGATTGATCACGTGAAAGAGCTTGATAAACTTGCTCAGGAGGTACTGGCCGATACGCTTCCTGCTGAAAAAAAACTGAAACGCATCATTCGGCGTTATTTAAAGATTTATCAGGATACGGTTGCTGAACATCATCTCCTGATCAATGAACTCTCTAATTTATCTGCAGGGCAAAAAGAAGAAGTTGTTTCCATACAAAATAGTGTTGTTCAAGTGTTTGCCGACTTGGCCCATGACCTCTCTCCGGCCCCCTTAGAAGCCCATAAGGGTAAAACTGTTGTCTCTATGCTGATGCTGGGCATGATGAATTGGACCTATATCTGGTTCAAGCCGGGGGGGCCTATGACGTCTGATGATCTTGCTGATATGATAGCCAATATATTCTTGAATGGCCTCAAGGGGTTAAAATAA